From one Pseudomonas sp. S35 genomic stretch:
- a CDS encoding NGG1p interacting factor NIF3: MYKLAFFVPDSHVETVKTAVFAAGGGRIGDYDSCAWQVLGQGQFRALDGSQPFIGQVGQVEVVEEWKVELVVADEWIKAVVAALKLSHPYETPAYEVWQLADF; encoded by the coding sequence GTGTACAAGCTCGCCTTCTTTGTGCCCGACAGCCATGTGGAGACGGTGAAAACCGCCGTCTTCGCAGCCGGTGGCGGGCGCATCGGCGACTACGACAGCTGCGCCTGGCAAGTGCTGGGCCAGGGCCAATTCCGCGCGTTGGACGGCAGCCAGCCGTTTATCGGGCAGGTGGGCCAGGTTGAAGTGGTTGAAGAGTGGAAAGTCGAGTTGGTGGTGGCCGATGAGTGGATCAAGGCGGTTGTCGCGGCCTTGAAGCTCAGCCACCCCTACGAGACACCGGCGTATGAAGTGTGGCAGTTGGCAGATTTCTGA
- a CDS encoding membrane-targeted effector domain-containing toxin produces MNTPSQVFEGIESNLNQIGHHLLNVEAPLLPEHKPSAEQAYLEKTNAILASYRQQFLHKSRTLYQSLKQADLPQQLVTLKATLNTHLEHLDRYEQIDGKPRKSFMTFEAGFTALANETALSAQDRLLHPQQQAMLERVPLGSTLRPGFYALTLDYQAQTIELAGAFVLTERTSPVVTDLSSMPAVGEVMLFTPTRGIETFGSLPQLNAHLLRGMDDAAQRRDFMHLLPVRYHHISPGAIWPLALTPINDRPLFEHTYNALIDKRNADIDHALSLVNNPEQAVDTLISALDHAIVASLPDLAARLAWRAQSVLERYLRQSAPDWYRSASETRRAELAGHLADYNTARQHLLELLGPVTTPATLARYQLLERLSEDLDIHDLEPERLVINTRRYVSPIGEYEHDRNLIDLTLRGLHEGDEQTGSDFLKKTTLTYQEAPLPEAYKDLTVTWLVQTLSTLQPRLDFAAAQQQMHAKPETSLAIEQMLDQRINALAYTAVLEGHLSEDDFQLVQTLRQGTDARLSAATLSLHEAQLQDMWVLRQSDGNGKVIRLLLCTPEAPGRQQFQAFDDEVACQQHILGWSLDNGSKQPPGTLTDYLITRVALRFRAAMKQVLTGLSFKPHAEEYKEVRFGNIGNHAHCLKAMSAHVLATRVDDYAFSTPHWYRSTSNANRQKLLKLADDAEGALHAYNVFALSEAHFPSFPDFLHEQAKKRLNELLGRHQNDVDPDTVWAFSPPALLGAWTPKPLTYTQLYRDGYADGVGFLDEKFSRAARFKGPNGIDLSPLTAEKVARSVTGVWIGQRYINEVRARLLNVGSADYELRRNATLSITQRQMQNAALECRLQGHIAGVDWEWLERSIASMGSTATDQRGTYAIHRLLVDGEWVIDNFLFSHSGFPTLLYTPNAPDGISFREARQFNYLLKKIPGMVGYLTLRVGAQSQTRVRTFLENAKAQLPEDLNKTSVSLARYDATRVPLPDLRQALYNMKLQRKIDDVEGTTVNRLKMITGILWTCVEWVTAIATAPFPVLSLSLGMLLAFKDGMLALHAYQQGDTGAALEHLIGYMLNSAGAAFTDLRPALVSLRQLARPAVSPIARRTAVPSEALKLVQPLQPKPLALEDMQAVLFDGQALWAKKTPDPIGRYLLYRLDPASGKLVSTTRVAAPDAQGVWSRTGITGGAPKYEKLPDTPEPLKPYEIPVKYASKLELAINPDVRASIVQRTEWEFRSREGALGHVASELHSLRTTYLQQAERLTSDAEEFFKHLDPLPARADVPAIDADASFTQLLASDALAANRHLVIGAAPGSIASKELLITQMDSLLSKGFTHLYIEHLPADLFRTKLQKLNTGKSWQHIERHLKTIDQAFGFAEDAEYSFVALVRQAQKKGLKLRALDASTSYQLEDALQMGDTPATTPRDNAARNFYSHKTIETDAIDEPNARWIALVDSSRLRTFDKTPGLADLHDAVALRVDDVGPGQPVGIWIDEPGAIVGDPLAHADYRLTLHTAYAAPEPVTPSGAGAVAVANHFSDYDIAPPLRASIAQQATTRYGLNTRYYSTAPDHREALQAFQNTRERLSTEAQTYMASHVPPTRPDPSVLGSPKTPEALLESIRHSEFTGLVIGEGHRAESSKRLLREYMGHLKAQGFKTLYVEHLMTDLHQAELDTFLRTQHLPAPLKRYLNYLDQGQMRGYKGRDTYTEVIQAAGKHGLRVRALDCAASYHLKGLGGDMSVTRNQIFSYFASNVIKADQAAHGPHKWVAFIGSTHTNNNLGVPGLAELQGAVSLHVRDTPPALARNIRPGTWETFSEGIDLDARALRSDLVLEAGVEGLTAPAPFVPVDRSRLKRPGHFLIERPTPAQNNVLHRSRTGEIVSTPIKVNADGLYYVDRWEPMQGKRFSYESTLISALRVEVGLTPAP; encoded by the coding sequence GTGAACACACCATCCCAGGTCTTTGAAGGCATCGAAAGCAACCTCAATCAGATCGGTCATCACCTGCTCAATGTCGAAGCACCGCTATTGCCAGAACACAAACCCTCAGCCGAACAGGCCTATCTGGAAAAAACCAACGCAATCCTGGCGAGCTACCGGCAGCAGTTCCTGCACAAGAGCCGAACGCTTTACCAATCGCTGAAACAGGCTGACCTGCCTCAACAACTGGTCACGCTCAAGGCCACACTCAACACCCATCTGGAACACCTCGACCGTTACGAGCAGATCGACGGAAAACCGCGTAAATCCTTCATGACCTTTGAAGCCGGTTTCACTGCCCTTGCCAACGAAACCGCCCTGAGCGCCCAGGACCGTCTGCTGCACCCGCAACAACAGGCCATGCTGGAACGTGTGCCGCTGGGCAGCACACTGCGGCCTGGTTTCTATGCGTTGACCCTGGACTATCAAGCACAAACCATCGAACTGGCCGGGGCCTTTGTCCTGACCGAACGCACCAGCCCGGTCGTCACCGACCTTTCCTCCATGCCGGCCGTGGGCGAAGTGATGCTGTTCACCCCCACGCGCGGGATTGAAACCTTTGGCTCCCTGCCTCAACTGAACGCGCATTTGCTGCGCGGCATGGACGACGCCGCGCAACGCCGCGACTTCATGCACCTGCTTCCGGTGCGCTACCACCACATCAGCCCCGGCGCGATCTGGCCGCTGGCACTGACGCCCATCAATGACCGGCCGCTGTTCGAACATACCTACAACGCCCTGATCGATAAGCGCAACGCAGACATTGACCATGCCCTGAGCCTGGTGAACAACCCCGAGCAGGCCGTGGACACGCTGATCAGCGCACTGGACCACGCCATCGTCGCGTCCCTGCCCGACCTGGCCGCACGCCTGGCGTGGCGTGCCCAGAGCGTGCTGGAGCGCTACCTGCGCCAGAGCGCCCCGGACTGGTACCGCAGCGCCAGCGAAACCCGCCGGGCCGAATTGGCCGGGCACCTGGCAGACTACAACACCGCCCGCCAACACCTGCTTGAACTGCTGGGCCCGGTCACCACGCCTGCAACACTGGCTCGCTATCAACTGCTGGAGCGGCTGAGCGAAGACCTGGATATCCACGACCTGGAACCAGAACGCCTGGTGATCAATACCCGTCGCTACGTCTCCCCCATCGGCGAGTACGAACACGACCGCAACCTGATCGACCTGACCCTGCGCGGGCTGCACGAAGGTGACGAACAGACGGGCTCGGACTTCCTGAAAAAAACCACGCTCACCTATCAAGAGGCGCCACTGCCAGAGGCATACAAGGACCTCACCGTGACCTGGCTGGTACAGACGCTTAGCACCCTGCAACCGCGCCTCGACTTCGCCGCTGCGCAACAACAGATGCATGCAAAACCCGAAACCAGCCTCGCGATCGAACAGATGCTCGACCAAAGGATCAACGCGCTGGCCTATACCGCCGTGCTCGAGGGCCATCTCAGTGAAGACGACTTCCAATTGGTGCAGACCCTGCGCCAAGGCACCGACGCCCGCCTGAGCGCCGCAACCCTGTCTCTGCATGAGGCCCAATTGCAGGATATGTGGGTGCTGCGCCAGAGCGACGGCAACGGCAAGGTCATACGCCTGCTGCTGTGTACCCCCGAGGCACCTGGGCGGCAGCAATTCCAGGCATTCGACGATGAGGTTGCCTGCCAGCAGCACATCCTTGGCTGGAGCCTGGACAACGGTTCGAAACAACCGCCCGGCACCCTCACCGATTACCTGATCACACGGGTCGCCTTGCGCTTTCGTGCAGCGATGAAGCAGGTCTTGACTGGCCTGAGTTTCAAGCCTCATGCCGAGGAATACAAAGAGGTCCGCTTTGGCAACATCGGCAACCATGCTCATTGCCTCAAGGCCATGTCGGCCCATGTGCTGGCGACACGGGTGGACGACTATGCCTTCAGCACACCGCACTGGTACCGCTCCACCAGTAACGCCAACCGCCAGAAGCTTTTGAAACTGGCTGACGACGCCGAGGGTGCACTGCATGCCTACAACGTCTTTGCGCTGTCCGAAGCGCACTTCCCCAGCTTCCCCGACTTTCTGCATGAGCAGGCAAAAAAGCGCCTGAACGAGCTGCTGGGACGTCACCAGAACGATGTCGACCCCGATACCGTCTGGGCCTTCTCGCCGCCGGCACTGCTCGGCGCCTGGACGCCGAAACCGCTGACCTACACCCAGCTGTACCGTGACGGCTACGCGGACGGCGTGGGTTTTCTCGACGAAAAGTTTTCGCGGGCGGCCCGCTTCAAAGGTCCCAACGGCATTGACCTGAGCCCGCTGACCGCAGAAAAGGTCGCCCGCTCGGTCACTGGTGTGTGGATCGGCCAGCGCTACATCAACGAGGTCAGGGCCCGCCTATTGAATGTCGGCAGCGCGGATTACGAGTTGCGGCGCAATGCAACCCTGAGCATCACCCAACGCCAGATGCAGAACGCTGCCCTGGAGTGCCGCCTGCAAGGGCATATCGCCGGGGTCGATTGGGAGTGGCTTGAACGCAGTATCGCCAGCATGGGCAGTACCGCCACCGACCAGCGCGGTACCTATGCGATCCATCGGCTACTGGTCGACGGGGAGTGGGTCATCGACAACTTCCTGTTCAGCCACAGCGGCTTCCCGACGTTGCTCTACACCCCCAACGCACCGGATGGCATCAGCTTTCGCGAGGCCCGGCAGTTCAATTACCTGCTGAAAAAAATTCCCGGCATGGTCGGCTATTTGACCCTACGGGTAGGGGCCCAGTCGCAGACGCGGGTACGGACTTTCCTGGAAAACGCCAAGGCGCAGTTACCCGAGGACCTGAACAAGACCTCCGTCAGCCTTGCGCGCTACGACGCCACTCGCGTGCCCCTGCCGGACCTGCGCCAAGCGCTTTACAACATGAAGCTGCAGCGCAAGATCGACGATGTTGAAGGCACCACGGTCAATCGACTCAAGATGATCACCGGTATTCTGTGGACCTGCGTGGAGTGGGTCACTGCGATTGCCACCGCGCCCTTCCCCGTCCTCAGCCTGAGCCTGGGCATGCTGCTGGCGTTCAAGGACGGCATGCTGGCCTTGCACGCTTACCAGCAGGGCGATACCGGCGCCGCCCTGGAGCACTTGATCGGCTACATGCTCAACAGTGCCGGCGCCGCATTCACCGATCTGCGCCCGGCCCTAGTGTCCCTCAGGCAGCTTGCCCGACCCGCCGTGAGCCCGATCGCCAGGCGCACTGCCGTCCCCAGCGAAGCCTTGAAACTTGTCCAGCCTCTGCAACCCAAGCCCTTGGCCCTGGAAGACATGCAAGCGGTACTCTTCGATGGCCAAGCGCTGTGGGCGAAGAAAACCCCGGACCCCATCGGCCGCTACCTGCTCTACCGACTGGACCCGGCCAGCGGCAAACTGGTCTCCACCACACGCGTGGCAGCCCCGGATGCGCAAGGCGTCTGGAGCCGCACCGGGATCACCGGCGGCGCACCTAAATATGAAAAACTGCCCGACACACCGGAGCCGCTCAAGCCCTATGAAATACCGGTGAAGTACGCGAGCAAACTGGAACTGGCGATCAATCCGGATGTGCGGGCCAGCATCGTGCAGCGGACTGAATGGGAGTTCCGCTCGCGGGAGGGCGCGCTGGGGCACGTCGCCAGCGAGTTGCACTCCCTGCGCACCACTTATTTGCAACAGGCCGAACGCTTGACGAGTGACGCCGAAGAGTTCTTCAAACACCTTGATCCGTTGCCGGCCCGCGCCGACGTCCCGGCCATCGACGCCGACGCCTCATTTACGCAGCTACTGGCCAGCGATGCCTTGGCCGCAAACCGGCACTTGGTCATCGGCGCGGCACCAGGCTCCATCGCCAGTAAAGAACTCCTGATAACGCAAATGGACAGCTTGCTGAGCAAAGGCTTCACGCACTTGTACATCGAGCACCTGCCTGCCGATTTATTCCGCACAAAATTGCAGAAGCTCAACACCGGTAAATCCTGGCAGCACATCGAACGCCACCTGAAGACGATTGACCAGGCGTTTGGCTTCGCCGAAGACGCCGAGTATTCGTTTGTCGCCCTGGTGCGCCAGGCGCAAAAAAAGGGCTTGAAACTCAGAGCCCTCGACGCCTCGACCTCGTATCAACTGGAGGATGCCCTGCAAATGGGCGACACACCGGCGACGACGCCGCGGGATAACGCGGCCAGGAACTTCTATTCCCACAAGACCATCGAGACCGACGCCATCGACGAGCCCAACGCTCGCTGGATCGCGTTAGTGGATTCCTCGCGCCTGCGTACCTTCGATAAAACGCCGGGCCTGGCCGACTTGCACGACGCGGTGGCCTTGCGGGTGGACGATGTCGGCCCAGGCCAGCCGGTGGGCATCTGGATCGACGAGCCGGGCGCCATCGTCGGCGATCCACTGGCCCACGCTGACTACCGGCTGACCCTTCACACAGCCTATGCGGCGCCCGAGCCGGTAACGCCATCCGGTGCTGGGGCAGTTGCTGTCGCTAACCACTTCAGCGACTACGACATCGCGCCGCCGTTGCGCGCCAGCATCGCTCAACAGGCTACTACGCGATATGGGCTCAATACACGTTACTACTCGACGGCCCCGGATCATCGCGAAGCACTCCAGGCGTTCCAGAACACCAGGGAACGCCTGAGCACCGAGGCACAAACCTATATGGCCAGCCACGTGCCGCCCACCAGGCCCGACCCTTCGGTTCTGGGCTCGCCGAAAACCCCAGAGGCGCTGCTGGAAAGCATCCGTCACAGCGAGTTCACCGGACTGGTGATCGGTGAAGGGCACCGGGCGGAGTCCAGCAAACGGTTGTTGCGCGAGTACATGGGGCACCTCAAGGCGCAGGGGTTCAAGACCCTGTACGTAGAACACCTGATGACCGATTTGCATCAGGCAGAGCTGGATACCTTCCTGCGCACCCAACACCTGCCGGCCCCCCTCAAGCGCTACCTTAACTATCTGGACCAGGGGCAAATGCGCGGCTACAAAGGCCGCGATACGTACACGGAAGTCATCCAGGCAGCCGGCAAGCATGGCTTGCGCGTCCGCGCCCTGGACTGCGCCGCCAGTTATCACCTCAAAGGGCTGGGTGGGGACATGTCTGTAACGCGCAACCAAATATTCAGCTACTTCGCCTCCAATGTGATCAAGGCCGACCAGGCGGCGCATGGGCCACACAAGTGGGTCGCGTTCATCGGCAGCACTCACACCAACAACAACCTGGGGGTGCCCGGACTGGCGGAACTGCAAGGTGCCGTCAGCCTGCATGTCAGGGACACGCCCCCCGCGTTGGCGCGAAACATTCGCCCCGGCACCTGGGAGACATTTTCCGAAGGCATAGACCTCGATGCCAGGGCCTTGCGTAGCGACTTAGTTCTGGAGGCCGGTGTGGAAGGCTTAACGGCGCCAGCGCCGTTCGTTCCGGTCGACCGGTCTCGGCTGAAAAGACCCGGCCATTTCCTGATCGAACGCCCAACACCGGCGCAGAACAATGTGCTGCACCGTTCGCGCACCGGGGAAATTGTGTCGACGCCCATCAAGGTCAATGCTGACGGCCTGTATTACGTCGACCGCTGGGAACCGATGCAGGGCAAGCGCTTCAGCTACGAAAGCACCTTGATCAGTGCACTGCGGGTGGAAGTCGGGCTGACCCCCGCGCCCTGA